The DNA segment CTTTAACAGTGTCTTCGAATCGGGCACACTAGGGAAATAATATAAacgtgtaacaaaaaaaaaaaacaaataaagtaaCAGAAACAACCCATGCGCGTACTGTATGATGTGTCTCGATGCGCTTGATCGATCGGTGAtgcttatttatgttttttggtATTGAATTAACGGCCTACattctatttaaaacaaaaacgtgtATGACTGGCATCGTAAGCggcgatcagcagcagcagagatCGCATAACGAACAAACAAGAGAATCGTTTGAAAAGTGTGATGCAAATGAAGCGCTTTTCGGAGGGCTTTTCCCCCTCCCATCCCGCACGAGCTGGTTGGTACGCTTTGAGCGAAACTTGAACGGAAAGGGAAGGAAGATTGGTTTCCTGTCCGATCGacgcaaaccaaaaaaaaaaaaaaatatatatatatatataacttGGAGAGGGGTAACATGTTTAACTACTAATTAAATGGTCCTTCTTACTACTACGGCGGGTGCCTTGCAGTGTGGCGTACCACGCCCTAACCACACATGCATTAAAGTGTTTATCGATCTCTTTGCCCTGCGTCCCGTCCCATCCCGTGATCGCAATCCGATGTgtgatgtttatgtttgtgtgtgatgttatgctttgttttcgtttaGTTTTATCCGCTACACGGGAAGTTGCACAGGATTAGGGTGAAACTTTTGTTTTCTAACTTTCcatattgtgttttttgttgctgtctgTAGCTCATTCCTTCGTTAAAATTTCTTTATACATGTACGACttcgtgtgtatgtatgtgtggggttttgttttagaCGTTTGCTTATCCCGCGTCCATTCTAGCGCGCAACAAAATTTATCTAGTAAAATAACAATTACACAATAGTTTACCATTCACATTTCCTATAGCTGTAGTTTGTAATaaattgtgtgtatgtgtgtgtgttttgcattgtgtgaatgtgtatgttttttttttgggtgttttCACCCATTTCATATTTACCtaaacgctttgtttttgttacccAGCCTTTCTACTACTACCCCCAATTACGTCTTCAAACGACCGAGGCGTTTCTCTGTTCGCTATCACAACGCGAAATCATTTCAAGTTTACTCTTGTTCttgataatttgtttttttccaactgctacttcttcttcttcttctttttacgCCCATTGTACGATTATTACTGTGATTTGTTTTCCCCTTTTACCTTCGCTCACATAATCAATTTGAATATTAACGCTATATATTATcctttttgtttactttgctGCCCGCACAGCCTTCAATCGGCGGAGCAAACATAGCCGCCCCATCGTAAACGAAACGAAGTGAAGTGGTAGAGCGGGCGGTGGAGtcgcaaaaattaaaatctaacAACAAAGTGTACGAATGAAACGATGTACGTGTACAACGAGAAACAACTTTTTTTGCCctaaaaacgaaacacacacacgcacacgcagaCATTCACTCTTCGCCCGTTCTGAAACTGAATTTAGCGGACGcgtctctctatctctccccttctcgctcgctcgaAGAGTGGATTAGTGGTTACACTAACGTTAAACGAAACTCGCTTCTAATATGTCCCTACACTGTAATATGTCTTCCTTTgctgtatttgttttgtttttttgtttccttcctgCCTCCCGTGcaccgcacgcacacacattctctcgctctcttccacgtcctcctcttcctctatCACACTTCTCCTATACTCCCAACGGGTTCTGGTGCCCTCGCAGTGGGACGCTCCCAACGCTCCCTCGCAAAACGGGATTCAGATTGAAGGATGCGCTACGTACAGATGAATGTTTGCCTTAAACTCGTCAATCGCGGACTGCAGGCGGCTCTTGGGCGGAGGACTAGCGAACGCGGCTAGGCGGCTGGGCgtgacggcggcggcggcggctgcagcTACTACTGCTCCCGTTGCCGTCCGGCACCCCTATTGCGTTACGGTGGCGACCGACGCGGCCGACGTTTTGTTGGTGGCCGCCGCATTGGCCGCCGTCTGGCACGCCCGCTTCGTCTCCTCCTGGCTGATGCGCTCCTCTATTAGGTACTGCGCCACGTTGATCGCGTTCTGCTGGCCGGTGATGGTGACGATCCGGTTGCGCGTGCCCGGCGCAAAGATGCCCTTCTTCGAGATCTGAATGTTCGCGCCGGATATGTGCTGAATTTCGACCAAACTGCGCCCGGCCGGTCCTGCACGCCGCGGAAAAGAGAAAAGCGAAAGGCGAGATTAGTATCGGTGCGGTTCAGCGATGTGATTCTCGTGTTGGCTACTGTTCCATTGTTGGATTGGaagcttgttttgttgcttaacGATAAAAtgctccccaaaaaaaaaaaacaccggtTAGTAAGCATTGCAGCTGCACTGTACAGCGTAATGTAGTTAGTGGATGTGGCGATAGACGATAGTTTGTGGCACAAAGGGACACAGAAGGCAGTAAACAACATCACGGCTCGGAAGATGCGACTGTACACAGTTCGGGTTTATCGCTTGCTAAGTAACTTTCTCGAATCACTGTGACATGAGGCCACGTCTTTAGTACCTGGCGCATGCTATATCACGCACTGCACATTTCCAGTCCCAGTGACTCAAGCAAGTATGTCAACCGTCATGAATAAGGTGATAAATGTTAGGACTGAATTTCCCTAGCTCAGTTCAAGGATGAGTTGTGATGTATCAAAATGTCTCGACGGATGAGGTGCATTCTCCAAACCTTCTTAGCTACATAAACACCATTTTGTTGATACAAGAATTTGGGTGTAGGCAATGTTCGGAACAGGCTATCCCATACTACCCATATCATTTCTATGATTTCCTATTCGAAACCATCTCCACCCCAATGAGGATGCAAATGTACAATTGTGATAGATGAATCCTTCAAAGTTCACTACTACAGACATGTTACACGGCCAGGTACAAATGAGTATGTACAGTATCCAACAACATGAGGCTTTTAAAATACCGAATTTTTTCAACCGTTGCAAAGTTTCAACCAAAATACAGAGAGTTCCCCAAAACCCGAATAATGAGAGTGGCGTATCGGATCGTGCGTATTAGTTGGCGATGGAAGCGATTGGTACATTGGTTTCGTAATACACAGTGACACAGTAAAGCCGGATGTCCCAGTCAATCGGTCCAATTGCTTAGCTTCACCTGATCTAAGTTAAAGCCCAGTTATTGTGATTTtagtttgcatattttttaaaaacttAGCATATGAATcatgcgaaaaaaaacaaatgctaaAGCATATAGAAAACAGATGGAAACCTTATAACCGGTAGATTAAGCAACCCATACAAAGAAAAAGGGAGAGCGAGGGATAGATGAATGGGTAATGAAGATGACTTAACAAAGTACAACAAGTTAAACCAACAGAGGAagtaaaagaataaaaataattaaaaccagGTTGTGTTGTATATACTTGGGCTCGAGGGGATGGGAGTAGGGAGCGTAAAAAGCGGCCAGATTCGGTCCCGATCGATCGTTCGTCGCACAACGTTCTGTGGCGCACAATCACGCTCGCGCACTCTTCTTGCCATATCTCCAGCGCGCTTCACACTGGCGAAGGGTTACAGCACCACAGCCCAGCCGGACTTGAGGAAGGATGgtgatagtagtagtagtagtagtggtggtggtggtggtagtggtgatgTTGATGCGCCATCATGCCGGGCGCTTTAATGCCGATCATTCATCAAACCACCAATCGGCGCATCACGACGTTCGCGGGTTCGTGTCCTGGTGTTCTGGTGTCTTGTCCGTAGTGAGTCCTTTAAGTGAGctattttttccccgtgtttaaCAGTTCTACCCTACAATGCTTTTGTACTGTGTTGGCAACGATGGGCTTCTAATCTTCTTAGGCGCTAGCAGTGCTATTCTTTCGGGCAATTTAACAAGTGGAGCAATAACACAGAACCGCACGCAACTAAATGTCTACAAACTAGCCTCTAATAAAATGGTGCTCTACACCTACATTACTGGTACCGCTGCGTACCTGCCGAATGGAAGTGACCAGTAGGGGAATGAATATGGCAaatgttaaaacaaaacaaaaatctattCCTAATTACGAGCAATGGCAAGTTaattaaaaggaaaaaggaaaggataTTCCATTCGTTTGCTTGGCGCTTTGCTGCCcctacaacaaaacaaactagaGTTCAGTGGAAACCGTTGGTCTGCTATATCACATGTACTAACTGTGAACTAAAAGGCACATGTTGCTGTTACGTTTACTCCTTTGGAACGTACGAAATAGTGGAAATGTTTGTGTTGGTTTCGATGAGTAagatatgcccattttgcgaGCCTAGTCATCATTCTCAAACCTTGCGCTTGCTACTTCTTTTTTGGGCCTGTGTGGGTAAATATAGTATGTAATGTTTgtatgtgtaggtgtgtgtgtgtgtgtgggtctaGGTCCTTGCACTTCGGTTCCTTTGGTGGAACGAGGTCGCTTAATAGTGATGATCGATCACGTTTTCAACCGAGCCCATGGGATATGCGCATTGCAGAAACTGCGTGTATGTCGATTGCAGGTAGGGATTACCTGGAAGAGTAAAGCGTTTATTTTGGGTCAAATCGGTGTCCTTTTTATTGCTGTGACGGTGACGGTAGAAGCTGTATGGAGAGCAGCAGAGTGCTCacttgaaattgattttttttctgcgtGTTTCGCGTTTCTTCTTCGGTTCATTTGGTTGCGGATGATTTGaagttgttattgttatttgcTGTTTAGCAATACATGATGCGACGTTGAATATGATATCTGAAGTTGTTGTTTGAtcgtattgtttgttttctttttggctAGTTTGTAAAGTTATGTGAAGTTCCTTTATGAAAACTATTGATACTGTTTCCAGCGATCGATGAGGCAGAAAAGCTTTGCTAACAAAACTTTGCTACGCTTGTTTGCCCTCCAATTAACGATTTTTACGCTACGGATGAGTGTGGTACGAAGGTGAGCGAAACATGATGAACGCAATGAGACACGGAAATTGCAATCACTTAAAGATTgtacaaaatatttacatttgaAAAATCGTAAAAAGCTATCATCAATCAATACTTGATCTCCAACCGTTGAATTGCAAGGGAAGAACGTATATGTTTGACATATTTACATGAACGATTTAACAAGACTTAGGTTTTGCGCACACAATAGTGCTCACCACAAACATAGGCGTGTGGAAACCTTTATTCCATtgtacaagatttgtacaaaataatttgattttgagcaTAAGCATAGCAATCATAAGTGGGAAGTTGTTTCATTTAAGACATTCTCACAATCCCGTTCGCTGCTAATGTATCAACGATATCTTCATGTTGATAGAAAACATAAttgagcttatttggttgtttttcaGCAGGTTGCTTTTTCGGTGTTAGTCTGTGATGGCTGTTGActgatttgttgttttgattgaaGATGAACGAAGTGACGAATTCGATGACGTTGGTTGGGTTCCAGAAGAATCCGCGACGTACATGGTTTGGTGAAGAGCGCATGAtgaagatagagagagagagttggtgtgtgtgtgtgtgtatatgatGAGACAGAGCAGAGTGCAGCAGCGTTAGATCGGCCAGTAAAACAGATCGTTGCGGACACGATCGAAAGAACGGCATCGATGTCACCGAAAAAAGTATAATACATCAGGGGAGTGAAAGAAGAGAACCAGATGCCAAGCAGGATGTGGTAGTGTGTTTTTTAGGAGGATGGAGCATTGGATGCATTAAACGTGATGAATATGATCGGTTAGGTTTGTGCGAGTAGTGTGAAGTATGTGGCGAtgcaatggaatggaaaaatgctttcagggttttttgttgttgttgtgataaaTCCAAACATATTGATAAACAATGGATAAATGATAATGGTATATGCATGAGAATGGAACCGACGCTAACGGCGACGCAGTATAAAACACCGTGTAGGCCATGTGTTAATGGTGTagtctgtgtgcgtgtacgtgtACTGGTAATCGAAAAACGGAAGGTTTCTTTCGCCTAAATCGCATGGCTGTTCGTGGCCATTTTGATGTCCCACCCCAGAGCAAAAAcaattaagaagaaaaaaccacacacacacacacacatcttgcacacacgcacacattctcctacatgcacacacacacacacccttggGGCCTTTGTTGCCGGAGGAACTTACCGAGGATGGCACCTACGATCACTTCCGGGATTTCGACGTTCTTCTCCTTGCTCGTGGTCATCTCGGCCGGGGTCGGGCTCTTGCTGAGCGAGCCGAGCGTTTGGGCGGCCGCGTTCAGGGCGCTCGGGTTGCCGAGCCCGAACGCATTGTTGTTGATCGAGATCGGGGTCGCCGCCTGCGTGCCCGGATGCCGGAACGGATCGAACGTGGTCGGATCGTAGCGATCGATGGCGGTAGTGCGAGGCGTCGCCGTGCCCGCCCCGTGCAGGTACGAGTCGAGGTTGAGCTGACCGACGGCACCGTACACGCCGGTGGCGGCCGAGGCAgcggctgccgccgccgccgacgacTGTTGCATCTCCGGCATGCCCAGATAGCCGAGCGTGGTCGAGTGCGTACCGTTCTGCAGCCCGACACCGATGCCCAGGACGCCATACTTTGCCAGCACACCGAGCGCGGCATGCACCTCAGCCGTGGCCGTGTCCGAGTAGCCGGACTGTCTCATGGCACTCTGTCATGATCGAAGAAGGCGAAGAAGAGAACAAAATAGAGAGTTAGAAGAGAAGAGGGGGAAACATGTTTCATATTAGTGGCGACTATTAACTTCCGGCTCCAGGATTTATAAACGCATTGtacatattaaaaacaaaaaaaaagtgggaACACACTGAGAAGGgattcacaaaacaaacaagctgtggtggtgggtggGACAGGGTTATAGTGTGTGCACACGTTGACGCTGTCAGCTTGATGCACCAAAAGCTGTATGTCAGCCAGAGGATGTAAGGAAACGGATACTGCGTTCCGATTCCTTCGCCAGCACGCAAGAAGCCAAGATCTTTGAAGATACCGTGAGATTGGAAAGTTTAGAAGGATATGCGAGGGCGCAACATCCCATGAAGATTATCATGTGGTGCTTGTCGAAACTGAGGCAAATGGTTGAATTCAGAGGTATGTTTCATGATGCCGTAGAATGAGCAAGTTAATGCACACGAAAACAGAGGAAAAAATTGATGGATTCGCCCAGGACAAGAAGAGATTACAGTGACGATTGATGAGGTGCTTCAAAACGTGTGCTCGATCTGCCGATGCGCGGAGAGCAAGGGCCACATGTACATCTATACATTGTTTAATAAACATTTAAGCACGTCCATTTTAGCGCTACTGGTCCCTGTCGATGCATATGCGTAGTGATGCTGCTAGCAACGTGATTAAGTTTGGTTAGATAGGGATAGGGATaaaaagagagtgagaaagagagacagagagcagAAGAGAGGTTTGGTGGTGGCACACAAAGGTGAACTGAAGATGAAAACTAAACAAgagcacacacattcacagaaaAGGGAAACTTCCCTCCCTATGCAAGTATAGCAGCAAAAATGCTTCGCCACCCATGGGCACAGGGACAACGCTTCGAGAGGCGCGTGAACAAAATGAAGGGATGGAAAACGAATGGCAgctgcgcaaaaaaaaagaatggtACGCTTAACAGTGGGACGCCGAGGGAGAGATGGGAGGGAAGGAATGAACGCAAAAGGATGTTTATAAACAGGAGCCGCAGAAATagtaaacacaaacaaaagactatacacaaaaaaaaaacgaaagagaTAAACGAATGAAACGTTTGATTCTACCTTAATATGATCAAGCAATTGTGTGGTAACGGTAGGATTAGTctgtggtgatggtgcaccTAGGTTTAATGACAGATTGAGCCCGGTGCCGTTGACCAGCAAACCGGTGGCCGCCGCATTCGGCAGCGGCCCGCTGATGGCGGAGTTGAGTGAGGCGGTGCTCGAGCTGAAATTGGGATTCTGTGAGGCGGCGAATGGCGAACCAGTGGGGTTGAAGTTGGCCACCGGTCCGTTGATGTCTGCGTATGATACGTTCAAGCAGGTGCCGGATGAGGGATCTTCGACGATCTTGGCCAGGATCATCTTGCATGCAATCCGGTTGTTCTCCTTCTCGCCGATGATCGTGATGCAGCGCTCCTGCAGCGTCAGGTCTTTCGGCTTCTGCGAGATCTGCACGTAGGAGCCGGACTCCTCCTTGATCTGTTTGATGTACGCACCGGCCTTACCGATGATCATGCCCGCGGTCGTGTTCGGCACCAGTATCTTGACCTGCTTGTCGCGCTCCTGGGCCTGCTTCGCGTCCGCCTCGGTGAGCGCTTTGGTAATGTCGGGCTTCTCGCGTATCTTGTCGGTGATAAAATCGAGCACGGCCAGGATGCCCTCGACCGTGCCGCTAATGAGACAGATACGCTCGGTGGTACCTTTTGGAGATGAAGAAAAGTGAGTACAAcatgagagagaaagaatagagagagagagagagagagagagaaggagaaagagagagagagagacagagaaaagTTGATGAGCCTGAATGATGACA comes from the Anopheles coluzzii chromosome 2, AcolN3, whole genome shotgun sequence genome and includes:
- the LOC120949698 gene encoding RNA-binding protein Pasilla isoform X6 yields the protein MAADAAMDTTCPSPELGDSRKRPLDDGTDDGTSKRSHFSTNDDIHYHDHYTLSYGTIHAKSSSSSSGSDLPPIAQSFAGTTIATGTTTATTTTATNGGGDNYHFKTLVPSVAAGAIIGKGGETIASLQKDAGARVKMSKAHDFYPGTTERICLISGTVEGILAVLDFITDKIREKPDITKALTEADAKQAQERDKQVKILVPNTTAGMIIGKAGAYIKQIKEESGSYVQISQKPKDLTLQERCITIIGEKENNRIACKMILAKIVEDPSSGTCLNVSYADINGPVANFNPTGSPFAASQNPNFSSSTASLNSAISGPLPNAAATGLLVNGTGLNLSLNLGAPSPQTNPTVTTQLLDHIKSAMRQSGYSDTATAEVHAALGVLAKYGVLGIGVGLQNGTHSTTLGYLGMPEMQQSSAAAAAAASAATGVYGAVGQLNLDSYLHGAGTATPRTTAIDRYDPTTFDPFRHPGTQAATPISINNNAFGLGNPSALNAAAQTLGSLSKSPTPAEMTTSKEKNVEIPEVIVGAILGPAGRSLVEIQHISGANIQISKKGIFAPGTRNRIVTITGQQNAINVAQYLIEERISQEETKRACQTAANAAATNKTSAASVATVTQ
- the LOC120949698 gene encoding RNA-binding protein Pasilla isoform X7, producing MAADAAMDTTCPSPELGDSRKRPLDDGTDDGTSKRSHFSTNGKSPDAHIDPSRTVTQLNHAMELFEATGTTTATTTTATNGGGDNYHFKTLVPSVAAGAIIGKGGETIASLQKDAGARVKMSKAHDFYPGTTERICLISGTVEGILAVLDFITDKIREKPDITKALTEADAKQAQERDKQVKILVPNTTAGMIIGKAGAYIKQIKEESGSYVQISQKPKDLTLQERCITIIGEKENNRIACKMILAKIVEDPSSGTCLNVSYADINGPVANFNPTGSPFAASQNPNFSSSTASLNSAISGPLPNAAATGLLVNGTGLNLSLNLGAPSPQTNPTVTTQLLDHIKSAMRQSGYSDTATAEVHAALGVLAKYGVLGIGVGLQNGTHSTTLGYLGMPEMQQSSAAAAAAASAATGVYGAVGQLNLDSYLHGAGTATPRTTAIDRYDPTTFDPFRHPGTQAATPISINNNAFGLGNPSALNAAAQTLGSLSKSPTPAEMTTSKEKNVEIPEVIVGAILGPAGRSLVEIQHISGANIQISKKGIFAPGTRNRIVTITGQQNAINVAQYLIEERISQEETKRACQTAANAAATNKTSAASVATVTQ
- the LOC120949698 gene encoding RNA-binding protein Pasilla isoform X9; amino-acid sequence: MAADAAMDTTCPSPELGDSRKRPLDDGTDDGTSKRSHFSTNATGTTTATTTTATNGGGDNYHFKTLVPSVAAGAIIGKGGETIASLQKDAGARVKMSKAHDFYPGTTERICLISGTVEGILAVLDFITDKIREKPDITKALTEADAKQAQERDKQVKILVPNTTAGMIIGKAGAYIKQIKEESGSYVQISQKPKDLTLQERCITIIGEKENNRIACKMILAKIVEDPSSGTCLNVSYADINGPVANFNPTGSPFAASQNPNFSSSTASLNSAISGPLPNAAATGLLVNGTGLNLSLNLGAPSPQTNPTVTTQLLDHIKSAMRQSGYSDTATAEVHAALGVLAKYGVLGIGVGLQNGTHSTTLGYLGMPEMQQSSAAAAAAASAATGVYGAVGQLNLDSYLHGAGTATPRTTAIDRYDPTTFDPFRHPGTQAATPISINNNAFGLGNPSALNAAAQTLGSLSKSPTPAEMTTSKEKNVEIPEVIVGAILGPAGRSLVEIQHISGANIQISKKGIFAPGTRNRIVTITGQQNAINVAQYLIEERISQEETKRACQTAANAAATNKTSAASVATVTQ
- the LOC120949698 gene encoding RNA-binding protein Pasilla isoform X10, with translation MWPYGYPPEHNESKAMDAHLLTMFLQPTGTTTATTTTATNGGGDNYHFKTLVPSVAAGAIIGKGGETIASLQKDAGARVKMSKAHDFYPGTTERICLISGTVEGILAVLDFITDKIREKPDITKALTEADAKQAQERDKQVKILVPNTTAGMIIGKAGAYIKQIKEESGSYVQISQKPKDLTLQERCITIIGEKENNRIACKMILAKIVEDPSSGTCLNVSYADINGPVANFNPTGSPFAASQNPNFSSSTASLNSAISGPLPNAAATGLLVNGTGLNLSLNLGAPSPQTNPTVTTQLLDHIKSAMRQSGYSDTATAEVHAALGVLAKYGVLGIGVGLQNGTHSTTLGYLGMPEMQQSSAAAAAAASAATGVYGAVGQLNLDSYLHGAGTATPRTTAIDRYDPTTFDPFRHPGTQAATPISINNNAFGLGNPSALNAAAQTLGSLSKSPTPAEMTTSKEKNVEIPEVIVGAILGPAGRSLVEIQHISGANIQISKKGIFAPGTRNRIVTITGQQNAINVAQYLIEERISQEETKRACQTAANAAATNKTSAASVATVTQ
- the LOC120949698 gene encoding RNA-binding protein Pasilla isoform X1, whose product is MLSSDQQQRQYAAVQRPDSGQPQAGGNHSSAETSPGHSNATGSDFFIFDELSSALTDERNNGHNHHQQQQPLHLYQPSPSANGSSPASSSNSGSTNSLLSNGDSLMARINQLNQQQQQQQQYGGGRTRSPPTGATVPVDGSTIGVVASSPTNTGQQQIPVSNSLAQQHQHMLAASVALGRGGGASFAQRGPIDATDGTTASIQQQQYGGGGAGVPQFHNSFAHTGHHQQQQQQHKAAFYQSQQQHQQHHLHHQQNIQLRPGFGKSPDAHIDPSRTVTQLNHAMELFEATGTTTATTTTATNGGGDNYHFKTLVPSVAAGAIIGKGGETIASLQKDAGARVKMSKAHDFYPGTTERICLISGTVEGILAVLDFITDKIREKPDITKALTEADAKQAQERDKQVKILVPNTTAGMIIGKAGAYIKQIKEESGSYVQISQKPKDLTLQERCITIIGEKENNRIACKMILAKIVEDPSSGTCLNVSYADINGPVANFNPTGSPFAASQNPNFSSSTASLNSAISGPLPNAAATGLLVNGTGLNLSLNLGAPSPQTNPTVTTQLLDHIKSAMRQSGYSDTATAEVHAALGVLAKYGVLGIGVGLQNGTHSTTLGYLGMPEMQQSSAAAAAAASAATGVYGAVGQLNLDSYLHGAGTATPRTTAIDRYDPTTFDPFRHPGTQAATPISINNNAFGLGNPSALNAAAQTLGSLSKSPTPAEMTTSKEKNVEIPEVIVGAILGPAGRSLVEIQHISGANIQISKKGIFAPGTRNRIVTITGQQNAINVAQYLIEERISQEETKRACQTAANAAATNKTSAASVATVTQ
- the LOC120949698 gene encoding RNA-binding protein Pasilla isoform X11: MELFEATGTTTATTTTATNGGGDNYHFKTLVPSVAAGAIIGKGGETIASLQKDAGARVKMSKAHDFYPGTTERICLISGTVEGILAVLDFITDKIREKPDITKALTEADAKQAQERDKQVKILVPNTTAGMIIGKAGAYIKQIKEESGSYVQISQKPKDLTLQERCITIIGEKENNRIACKMILAKIVEDPSSGTCLNVSYADINGPVANFNPTGSPFAASQNPNFSSSTASLNSAISGPLPNAAATGLLVNGTGLNLSLNLGAPSPQTNPTVTTQLLDHIKSAMRQSGYSDTATAEVHAALGVLAKYGVLGIGVGLQNGTHSTTLGYLGMPEMQQSSAAAAAAASAATGVYGAVGQLNLDSYLHGAGTATPRTTAIDRYDPTTFDPFRHPGTQAATPISINNNAFGLGNPSALNAAAQTLGSLSKSPTPAEMTTSKEKNVEIPEVIVGAILGPAGRSLVEIQHISGANIQISKKGIFAPGTRNRIVTITGQQNAINVAQYLIEERISQEETKRACQTAANAAATNKTSAASVATVTQ
- the LOC120949698 gene encoding RNA-binding protein Pasilla isoform X5 produces the protein MRSEREIRTRWTTLTIGDEGVRHHQTRVSFSPISVVNRNRQKRLTVLVREGVFAAAVVCKSPDAHIDPSRTVTQLNHAMELFEATGTTTATTTTATNGGGDNYHFKTLVPSVAAGAIIGKGGETIASLQKDAGARVKMSKAHDFYPGTTERICLISGTVEGILAVLDFITDKIREKPDITKALTEADAKQAQERDKQVKILVPNTTAGMIIGKAGAYIKQIKEESGSYVQISQKPKDLTLQERCITIIGEKENNRIACKMILAKIVEDPSSGTCLNVSYADINGPVANFNPTGSPFAASQNPNFSSSTASLNSAISGPLPNAAATGLLVNGTGLNLSLNLGAPSPQTNPTVTTQLLDHIKSAMRQSGYSDTATAEVHAALGVLAKYGVLGIGVGLQNGTHSTTLGYLGMPEMQQSSAAAAAAASAATGVYGAVGQLNLDSYLHGAGTATPRTTAIDRYDPTTFDPFRHPGTQAATPISINNNAFGLGNPSALNAAAQTLGSLSKSPTPAEMTTSKEKNVEIPEVIVGAILGPAGRSLVEIQHISGANIQISKKGIFAPGTRNRIVTITGQQNAINVAQYLIEERISQEETKRACQTAANAAATNKTSAASVATVTQ
- the LOC120949698 gene encoding RNA-binding protein Pasilla isoform X8, translated to MWPYGYPPEHNESKAMDAHLLTMFLQRKSPDAHIDPSRTVTQLNHAMELFEATGTTTATTTTATNGGGDNYHFKTLVPSVAAGAIIGKGGETIASLQKDAGARVKMSKAHDFYPGTTERICLISGTVEGILAVLDFITDKIREKPDITKALTEADAKQAQERDKQVKILVPNTTAGMIIGKAGAYIKQIKEESGSYVQISQKPKDLTLQERCITIIGEKENNRIACKMILAKIVEDPSSGTCLNVSYADINGPVANFNPTGSPFAASQNPNFSSSTASLNSAISGPLPNAAATGLLVNGTGLNLSLNLGAPSPQTNPTVTTQLLDHIKSAMRQSGYSDTATAEVHAALGVLAKYGVLGIGVGLQNGTHSTTLGYLGMPEMQQSSAAAAAAASAATGVYGAVGQLNLDSYLHGAGTATPRTTAIDRYDPTTFDPFRHPGTQAATPISINNNAFGLGNPSALNAAAQTLGSLSKSPTPAEMTTSKEKNVEIPEVIVGAILGPAGRSLVEIQHISGANIQISKKGIFAPGTRNRIVTITGQQNAINVAQYLIEERISQEETKRACQTAANAAATNKTSAASVATVTQ
- the LOC120949698 gene encoding RNA-binding protein Pasilla isoform X2 yields the protein MLSSDQQQRQYAAVQRPDSGQPQAGGNHSSAETSPGHSNATGSDFFIFDELSSALTDERNNGHNHHQQQQPLHLYQPSPSANGSSPASSSNSGSTNSLLSNGDSLMARINQLNQQQQQQQQYGGGRTRSPPTGATVPVDGSTIGVVASSPTNTGQQQIPVSNSLAQQHQHMLAASVALGRGGGASFAQRGPIDATDGTTASIQQQQYGGGGAGVPQFHNSFAHTGHHQQQQQQHKAAFYQSQQQHQQHHLHHQQNIQLRPGFATGTTTATTTTATNGGGDNYHFKTLVPSVAAGAIIGKGGETIASLQKDAGARVKMSKAHDFYPGTTERICLISGTVEGILAVLDFITDKIREKPDITKALTEADAKQAQERDKQVKILVPNTTAGMIIGKAGAYIKQIKEESGSYVQISQKPKDLTLQERCITIIGEKENNRIACKMILAKIVEDPSSGTCLNVSYADINGPVANFNPTGSPFAASQNPNFSSSTASLNSAISGPLPNAAATGLLVNGTGLNLSLNLGAPSPQTNPTVTTQLLDHIKSAMRQSGYSDTATAEVHAALGVLAKYGVLGIGVGLQNGTHSTTLGYLGMPEMQQSSAAAAAAASAATGVYGAVGQLNLDSYLHGAGTATPRTTAIDRYDPTTFDPFRHPGTQAATPISINNNAFGLGNPSALNAAAQTLGSLSKSPTPAEMTTSKEKNVEIPEVIVGAILGPAGRSLVEIQHISGANIQISKKGIFAPGTRNRIVTITGQQNAINVAQYLIEERISQEETKRACQTAANAAATNKTSAASVATVTQ